In the Sphingomonas sp. LM7 genome, one interval contains:
- a CDS encoding MerR family transcriptional regulator, whose amino-acid sequence MPPAEKAAGALRTIGELAQEIGRPQHILRYWETRFPQLRPLTRAGNRRYYRPDDVALVRRIHHLLTDEGYTIRGVQKLLAEEKANKSTPKSSAEAFRGIRDALVKALEEDG is encoded by the coding sequence ATGCCCCCCGCGGAGAAGGCGGCTGGCGCCCTCCGCACCATAGGCGAACTCGCGCAGGAAATCGGCCGACCCCAACATATATTAAGATACTGGGAAACGCGCTTCCCGCAGCTGCGGCCGCTGACTCGCGCGGGCAACCGCCGCTATTACCGGCCCGACGACGTCGCGCTGGTCCGCCGTATCCACCATCTCCTGACCGACGAAGGCTATACGATCCGCGGCGTCCAGAAGCTGCTGGCCGAGGAAAAGGCGAACAAATCGACTCCCAAGAGCAGCGCCGAAGCCTTTCGCGGCATCCGCGACGCACTGGTCAAGGCGCTCGAGGAAGACGGCTAG
- a CDS encoding histidine phosphatase family protein: protein MKTLTLLRHAKSGWDDPVARDFDRPLNPKGQRAAAMVGRHMKSLGLAFDHVVASPAVRVVETLDHVGQGYACDLAPAWDQRIYLASTATLLDVVHDLPAGAERVLLAGHNPGLEELVLLLVPEEGGALREEVEIKFPTATLAEMTFDVADWGDVRAGQATLTRFVRPRDLDPSLGPDAP, encoded by the coding sequence ATGAAGACGCTCACATTGCTGCGCCACGCCAAGTCGGGTTGGGACGATCCCGTCGCACGCGATTTCGATCGTCCGCTCAATCCCAAGGGCCAGCGCGCCGCGGCGATGGTCGGGCGCCACATGAAGTCGCTCGGCCTCGCCTTCGATCATGTCGTCGCCTCGCCCGCGGTGCGGGTGGTCGAGACGCTAGATCATGTCGGCCAGGGCTATGCCTGCGATCTCGCGCCGGCCTGGGACCAGCGCATCTATCTCGCCTCGACGGCAACGCTGCTCGACGTGGTGCATGATCTTCCCGCTGGCGCGGAGCGCGTGCTGCTCGCCGGGCACAATCCCGGGCTGGAGGAGCTGGTGCTGTTGCTGGTGCCTGAGGAGGGCGGGGCGCTGCGCGAGGAAGTCGAAATCAAATTCCCCACTGCGACGCTGGCGGAAATGACGTTCGACGTGGCGGACTGGGGCGACGTGCGAGCCGGACAGGCGACGCTCACGCGCTTCGTGCGGCCCCGCGATCTCGATCCGAGCCTGGGGCCGGACGCACCCTGA